A genomic stretch from Anaerolinea thermophila UNI-1 includes:
- a CDS encoding DUF4411 family protein, with amino-acid sequence MKYCLDANVFIEPSKGWYAFDIAPAFWDALLEWRQKQILCSILPIYDEIVEHKEQNALVRWVKEHGKDFFLPLDEDAWIEFGNIADLVRRRYEDHIAEDFLDCSDPMVIAYARAHGLIVVTEEKWKNEDQKSNGKVGGKKIHIPNVCQLVEVQWISTVEMLRDLKFQFR; translated from the coding sequence ATGAAGTATTGCCTGGATGCCAATGTATTCATTGAGCCCAGCAAAGGGTGGTATGCTTTTGACATCGCTCCTGCATTCTGGGATGCCTTACTGGAATGGAGGCAAAAGCAAATCCTGTGCAGTATTTTGCCCATTTATGATGAGATTGTGGAGCACAAAGAGCAAAACGCCCTGGTGAGGTGGGTAAAAGAACATGGGAAGGATTTCTTTCTCCCCCTTGACGAAGATGCCTGGATTGAATTCGGAAACATCGCCGATTTGGTAAGGCGCCGCTATGAAGATCACATCGCAGAGGATTTTCTCGACTGTTCAGATCCCATGGTGATCGCATATGCCAGAGCGCACGGCCTGATCGTTGTGACTGAAGAGAAGTGGAAGAACGAGGACCAAAAATCTAATGGTAAGGTGGGCGGAAAGAAAATTCATATTCCCAACGTTTGCCAGCTTGTTGAGGTGCAGTGGATCAGCACCGTGGAAATGCTCAGAGATTTGAAGTTCCAGTTTAGGTGA
- a CDS encoding three-Cys-motif partner protein TcmP, which translates to MAPPQTKLWKIDPHTKAKHEILRRYLGAWFGILGQKIPRIVYIDGFCGPGEYEDGEPGSPLIALQQARPLATKYQNTEFVFIFIDERKDRIENLESKIRSEQYPQNMLIFPINGTFEEKMSELFSDLSDEGALLAPTFVFIDPFGFSGIPFDIVAKFLSNPKTEIFINIMVDSINRFLDHPNPEIKNHIIRMFGTSKVTKVLSGSGDRFQALRCLYQEQLLTHAKFVRYFEMRDQYNQPIYYLFFASSHRLGHLKMKEAFWKVDPQTGYLFSDATDPNQLVLFQDAPIVELANILAKKFCGQTVTTNEIIHDFVEDQTPYTASHAKKALSILENEQKIKVYAYKMDGSPRIRNSFPDGVSVEFLV; encoded by the coding sequence ATGGCACCTCCACAAACCAAGTTATGGAAAATCGATCCGCATACCAAAGCCAAACATGAAATTTTGCGCCGTTATTTGGGTGCATGGTTTGGCATTCTTGGACAAAAGATTCCCAGGATAGTCTATATTGATGGCTTCTGTGGGCCGGGCGAGTACGAAGACGGAGAACCTGGTTCGCCCCTCATCGCATTACAACAAGCCAGGCCGCTTGCCACCAAGTATCAAAACACTGAATTCGTATTTATATTTATTGATGAGAGGAAAGACCGCATCGAGAACTTAGAGAGCAAAATTAGATCTGAACAGTATCCACAAAACATGCTTATTTTCCCCATCAATGGAACGTTTGAAGAGAAAATGTCTGAACTCTTCAGCGATCTTAGCGATGAAGGTGCTCTTTTAGCTCCAACGTTTGTTTTTATTGATCCATTCGGTTTTAGTGGTATCCCCTTTGACATAGTTGCAAAATTCTTAAGCAACCCTAAAACAGAAATTTTTATTAACATAATGGTAGATTCCATCAATCGCTTTCTAGACCATCCTAATCCTGAAATAAAAAATCATATTATTCGAATGTTCGGTACGTCTAAAGTAACAAAGGTTTTATCCGGTTCTGGAGACCGATTTCAGGCTTTAAGATGTCTATATCAAGAGCAGCTCCTAACTCACGCTAAATTCGTTCGATATTTTGAAATGAGAGATCAATATAATCAGCCCATATATTATCTTTTCTTTGCTTCATCTCATCGCCTAGGTCACCTGAAAATGAAAGAGGCTTTCTGGAAGGTGGATCCCCAAACAGGATACTTGTTTTCAGACGCAACCGATCCCAATCAACTTGTATTGTTTCAGGATGCCCCAATTGTCGAGTTAGCGAATATTTTAGCGAAAAAGTTTTGTGGACAAACGGTGACAACAAATGAGATCATTCACGATTTCGTTGAAGATCAAACTCCTTATACTGCCTCTCATGCCAAAAAGGCTCTCAGCATTTTAGAAAACGAACAAAAGATTAAGGTGTACGCATACAAAATGGACGGCTCACCTCGGATACGGAATTCATTTCCTGATGGAGTATCAGTGGAATTTCTTGTATAA
- a CDS encoding XRE family transcriptional regulator produces MKWARERSLLDFNTLARKTGVKPEVLQSWEQGETAPTYRQAEKLAHALHIPFGYLFLSQPPFAPSAVPDFRRLPESQIGRFSPELESVLNDAKRKQAWLHEWRVEEGFSPLPFIGKFSPEDSPQTVAEQIRSVLDLPSPTAKGLYSWNEHLQKLVKHAEKAGIAVIRNGVVLSDNRRPLSVEEFRGFNLPDNYAPVIFINAQDSIAGQIFTLAHELAHLWIGAGGISNPLTADNPLDTSETERFCNRVAAELLLPQNPFLEHWPSGTTTLPEILNAAQQLAREFKVSAPAVLLRACELNRLDAPLFRAAYEEIYRQVIPLRKKTGGGSFYATWQARNSQTVVTEVLQALRQGKVLYRDAARLLNTNLATLEKALNRMKTGRL; encoded by the coding sequence TTGAAATGGGCCCGAGAACGCTCGCTGCTGGATTTCAATACCCTTGCTCGAAAAACAGGGGTAAAACCAGAAGTGCTCCAGTCGTGGGAACAGGGTGAGACAGCGCCTACCTACCGTCAGGCTGAGAAACTGGCGCATGCTCTTCACATTCCTTTTGGATATCTTTTCCTCTCCCAACCCCCCTTTGCGCCTTCTGCCGTCCCTGACTTCCGCAGATTACCCGAATCCCAGATTGGACGTTTCAGCCCCGAACTGGAATCCGTGCTGAATGATGCAAAGCGTAAACAAGCCTGGCTGCATGAATGGCGGGTTGAGGAAGGCTTTTCGCCTTTGCCTTTTATCGGAAAATTTTCTCCGGAAGATAGCCCTCAAACGGTTGCAGAACAGATTCGTTCCGTCCTGGATCTGCCTTCCCCAACCGCTAAAGGGTTATATTCCTGGAACGAGCATTTACAAAAGCTGGTGAAACATGCCGAAAAAGCCGGTATAGCGGTAATTCGCAACGGCGTTGTCCTTTCCGATAACCGCCGTCCGTTGAGTGTGGAAGAGTTTCGCGGTTTTAATTTACCTGACAATTATGCGCCGGTCATTTTCATCAACGCTCAGGATAGTATTGCAGGGCAGATCTTTACTCTTGCCCATGAACTGGCCCATCTTTGGATTGGGGCAGGGGGCATCTCCAACCCTTTGACCGCCGATAACCCACTGGATACTTCCGAAACCGAACGGTTTTGTAATCGCGTTGCCGCAGAACTTCTGCTCCCTCAGAACCCTTTTCTAGAACACTGGCCATCTGGAACAACAACGCTCCCTGAAATCCTGAATGCGGCTCAACAGCTTGCCAGAGAGTTCAAAGTCAGCGCACCCGCTGTTTTGCTCCGGGCCTGTGAATTGAACAGACTGGATGCCCCTCTTTTTCGTGCTGCATACGAAGAAATATACCGGCAGGTAATTCCACTTAGAAAGAAAACAGGCGGTGGAAGTTTCTATGCTACCTGGCAGGCCCGCAACAGCCAGACCGTTGTCACCGAAGTTCTTCAGGCGTTGAGACAGGGAAAGGTCCTTTATCGTGACGCGGCTCGCCTGCTCAATACCAACCTCGCTACCCTTGAGAAAGCCCTGAACAGGATGAAAACAGGTCGACTATGA
- a CDS encoding SWIM zinc finger family protein, with translation MNVRGFIGSEAAKRRERMLDAVKKDCFQIQSRQFYRGEGKTITLWEVWSSHTHRRYPRLYVVSRVEAQGRIAFGCTCPDFESNGQWFPCKHILFVQQGG, from the coding sequence ATGAACGTAAGAGGTTTTATCGGCAGCGAAGCTGCAAAACGCCGAGAGCGAATGCTTGATGCTGTCAAAAAAGACTGCTTTCAAATTCAGTCTCGGCAGTTTTATCGCGGTGAGGGCAAAACCATCACCCTCTGGGAGGTATGGTCGAGCCATACCCACCGGCGGTATCCCCGGCTGTATGTGGTTTCACGGGTAGAAGCGCAGGGGCGTATTGCTTTTGGCTGCACCTGCCCGGACTTTGAATCTAACGGGCAGTGGTTCCCCTGCAAGCATATTCTGTTCGTGCAGCAGGGAGGTTAA
- a CDS encoding DUF5131 family protein has translation MAGSRIEWTESTWNPLTGCNKVSPGCKHCYAERMAKRLKAMGQEKYRDGFRLTLHPEVLEEPLSWHKPQIIFVNSMSDLFHENVPVEFIQSVFDVMRRAYWHTFQVLTKRAERLLELDPILEWSANVWMGVSVENQNYTIRIDRLRNTHAKVKFLSLEPLLGPISNLNLEGINWVIVGGESGPHARPIKPEWVREIRDQCLANHVPFFFKQWGGTNKKKSGRLLDGERWDQMPILVPSGD, from the coding sequence ATGGCTGGTAGCCGAATTGAATGGACTGAATCCACATGGAACCCTCTTACAGGTTGCAATAAGGTTAGTCCGGGTTGCAAACACTGTTATGCTGAACGGATGGCAAAACGCTTGAAAGCAATGGGTCAGGAAAAGTACAGGGATGGATTTCGATTAACATTGCATCCAGAAGTTCTCGAAGAACCCCTATCCTGGCATAAACCTCAGATAATCTTCGTCAACTCGATGAGCGATTTATTCCACGAGAACGTTCCTGTTGAGTTCATTCAAAGCGTTTTTGATGTCATGCGCCGCGCTTACTGGCACACTTTCCAGGTTCTTACTAAACGCGCCGAACGATTGCTTGAACTTGATCCAATTCTTGAATGGTCTGCAAATGTCTGGATGGGGGTTAGCGTTGAAAATCAGAATTACACCATCCGTATTGACCGTTTGAGGAACACTCATGCAAAAGTAAAGTTTCTATCGCTAGAACCTCTCTTAGGTCCAATTTCAAATTTGAATCTAGAAGGGATAAACTGGGTTATTGTCGGCGGCGAATCTGGACCGCATGCCCGTCCCATCAAGCCTGAATGGGTGCGTGAAATTCGTGATCAATGCCTTGCGAATCATGTTCCCTTCTTTTTCAAGCAATGGGGCGGAACGAATAAGAAAAAATCGGGGCGGTTGTTGGATGGTGAGAGATGGGATCAAATGCCGATACTTGTCCCTTCGGGGGACTAA
- a CDS encoding DEAD/DEAH box helicase family protein, which produces MLHRSRTLQPQSHTGNDTREYTKLENRLILLAYLNRLFGYETNKELLSDTRDVAEGFDAEGRSYLYYHLIARGSKVKIPEDALKRYDDNIRNYLVAVNRGRAERITLRYFQYLAALYTEIVLDNLFNYRSEFLKRLNTFVHEQNSKKIPEEQPFEEFSEDNLTKLAFWMATGSGKTLLLHLNYYQFLHYNKENLDNILLITPNEGLSEQHLAELAVSGIPARRFDLNTGGLWSDSRDVVQVIEITKLVEEKRGGGVSVPVEAFEGRNLIFVDEGHKGSGGEAWRKYRDALSKTGFTFEYSATFGQALSAARNDPLTAEYGKAIVFDYSYRYFYGDGYGKDFRILNLRDETDDEKTDLLLLGNLLSFYEQNCLYREQREALRSYNLEKPLWVFVGSTVNAVYSQNNQKRSDVLTVARFLHRVLENKQNWAVEAVKKLLDGKSGLVTTDGSDVFAGRFPYLNEKGIKPQALYQDILNSVFHAPASGALHVFGIKNNAGELGLKAAGADKYFGLIYIGDAAEFKKLLEEDSSGITLGEDAISASLFEKINRLDSEINILIGAKKFMEGWNSWRVSNMGLLNIGRKEGSQIIQLFGRGVRLRGKDFLLKRSSALGGDHPKHIKLLETLNIFAVRANYMAQFRDYLEREGVETDEVIDLPLFVWANEQFLERGLVVPRLAEGREFINEAQFRLDFDSDVKVHVDLSTKVQALESSAPGLWESQLRSGIEGKIPADNLALVDWEQIYLDVLAYKENRGLTNLVIPKTNLRRIIENPDFNYTLVADESVFNPRTFTDRNALQQAVADILRKYVDRFYRHKREEWERMHLVYKTLDENDPNLAFNRHVNENGKPAYIVKVSRSKQEIIEAIRKLSDDLQNLIKGENGNLPRLNFDRHIYLPLLLKKNDLVITQPPALEESESRFVKDLRDYWQSESKNSPPEKEVFLLRNLSRGKGIGFFGENNFYPDFILWVLDNKGQRIIFVEPHGMIYAKPYNLDDKARLHERLPELAVDIANRTGRTDIRLDSFIISATPYPELRIKYDDGSWDLDRFTQKHILFPNRPLLDGKPYDYIRIILEG; this is translated from the coding sequence ATGCTGCATCGCAGTCGGACACTGCAACCCCAATCCCACACCGGCAACGACACCCGGGAATATACCAAACTGGAAAACCGGTTGATTCTTCTTGCCTATCTCAACCGCCTATTCGGATACGAGACCAACAAAGAACTGCTGTCCGACACACGCGATGTTGCGGAGGGTTTTGATGCTGAGGGGCGGAGTTATCTTTATTACCACCTCATCGCTCGCGGAAGCAAGGTCAAAATACCCGAGGATGCTCTGAAACGCTACGATGACAACATTCGCAATTACCTTGTAGCTGTCAATCGCGGTCGAGCCGAGCGGATCACCCTGCGGTACTTCCAATATCTGGCCGCGCTTTACACCGAAATCGTCCTGGACAATTTGTTCAATTACCGCAGCGAATTTCTAAAACGACTCAATACTTTCGTCCACGAGCAAAACTCCAAGAAAATTCCCGAAGAACAACCCTTTGAAGAATTTTCCGAAGACAACCTGACCAAGCTGGCTTTTTGGATGGCTACCGGCAGTGGGAAAACCCTGCTTTTGCACCTGAACTACTACCAGTTCTTGCACTACAACAAGGAAAATCTGGACAACATTCTACTCATCACACCTAATGAAGGGTTGAGTGAACAGCATTTGGCCGAACTGGCGGTTTCCGGTATCCCGGCCCGGCGCTTCGACCTAAACACGGGTGGACTGTGGAGTGACAGCCGGGACGTGGTGCAGGTCATCGAGATCACCAAACTGGTGGAGGAAAAGCGCGGCGGCGGCGTGAGTGTCCCGGTTGAGGCTTTTGAGGGGCGCAATCTCATTTTTGTGGATGAGGGACACAAGGGTTCGGGCGGCGAGGCCTGGCGCAAGTACCGCGACGCGCTGAGCAAGACCGGCTTCACCTTCGAGTACAGCGCCACCTTTGGGCAGGCGCTCTCGGCGGCGCGCAATGACCCACTCACCGCCGAATACGGTAAGGCCATCGTCTTCGACTACTCCTACCGCTATTTTTACGGCGACGGCTACGGAAAGGACTTCCGCATTCTCAATCTGCGGGATGAAACCGACGATGAAAAAACCGATTTGCTTCTTCTGGGAAATTTGCTTTCTTTTTACGAACAAAATTGCCTATACCGAGAACAACGCGAAGCATTGCGTTCCTACAATCTGGAAAAACCCCTCTGGGTGTTTGTGGGCAGCACCGTCAACGCGGTGTACAGCCAAAACAATCAAAAGCGCAGCGATGTGCTGACGGTGGCGCGTTTTCTTCACCGCGTTTTGGAAAACAAGCAGAATTGGGCGGTTGAAGCCGTCAAAAAATTGCTGGACGGTAAAAGCGGATTGGTCACAACGGATGGCAGTGACGTCTTTGCAGGTCGATTTCCGTATCTCAATGAAAAAGGCATCAAGCCCCAAGCATTGTACCAAGACATCCTCAACAGCGTGTTTCATGCGCCCGCAAGCGGAGCCCTGCATGTTTTCGGCATCAAGAACAATGCCGGGGAGTTGGGACTCAAAGCGGCCGGTGCAGATAAGTATTTCGGTTTGATTTACATTGGAGACGCAGCGGAGTTCAAGAAGCTTCTTGAAGAGGACTCATCGGGAATTACCTTGGGGGAAGATGCCATCTCTGCTTCGTTGTTTGAGAAAATCAACCGTCTCGACTCCGAAATCAATATCCTCATTGGCGCAAAAAAATTCATGGAGGGTTGGAATTCCTGGCGGGTTTCCAACATGGGATTGCTTAATATTGGCCGGAAGGAAGGCTCGCAAATCATCCAGCTATTTGGCCGCGGCGTGCGTTTGCGCGGAAAGGATTTTCTGCTCAAGCGAAGCTCAGCGCTTGGTGGCGATCACCCAAAACACATCAAATTACTGGAAACTTTGAACATCTTTGCCGTGCGTGCCAACTACATGGCGCAATTTCGTGATTATTTGGAACGAGAAGGCGTTGAAACGGATGAAGTCATTGACCTTCCGCTTTTTGTGTGGGCAAATGAGCAATTTCTCGAACGGGGATTGGTTGTGCCGCGCCTGGCCGAAGGGCGGGAATTTATCAACGAAGCACAATTTCGGCTCGATTTTGACTCCGATGTGAAAGTTCACGTTGATTTATCGACAAAGGTTCAGGCCCTGGAAAGCAGCGCACCGGGACTTTGGGAATCTCAACTTCGTTCGGGAATTGAAGGTAAGATACCCGCCGATAACTTAGCCCTGGTGGATTGGGAACAAATCTACCTTGATGTGCTTGCCTACAAAGAAAATAGGGGGCTTACCAATCTGGTGATCCCCAAAACAAATCTGCGCCGAATTATTGAAAACCCGGACTTCAATTACACCCTCGTCGCCGATGAATCGGTATTCAACCCTCGTACTTTCACCGATCGTAATGCGCTTCAACAAGCGGTTGCCGATATTTTGCGGAAATATGTTGACCGTTTCTACCGCCACAAACGGGAAGAATGGGAAAGAATGCACTTGGTTTACAAAACTCTGGATGAAAATGATCCGAACTTGGCTTTTAACCGCCATGTCAACGAAAATGGCAAACCGGCTTATATTGTCAAAGTTTCAAGATCAAAGCAAGAGATCATCGAAGCCATCCGAAAACTTAGCGATGATCTGCAAAATCTGATCAAGGGGGAAAACGGAAACCTGCCGCGGCTGAACTTCGACCGTCACATCTACTTACCGCTCTTACTGAAAAAGAATGATCTTGTGATCACTCAACCGCCTGCGCTGGAAGAGAGTGAAAGCCGCTTTGTCAAGGATTTGAGGGATTATTGGCAATCGGAGAGCAAAAATTCACCACCAGAGAAAGAAGTGTTCCTTTTACGCAATCTAAGCCGCGGCAAAGGCATCGGATTTTTTGGGGAAAACAATTTTTACCCCGATTTTATCCTATGGGTGCTGGACAATAAAGGACAGCGGATCATTTTTGTTGAGCCTCATGGCATGATTTACGCCAAGCCGTATAATCTTGACGATAAAGCGCGTCTGCACGAACGTTTGCCGGAATTGGCGGTAGACATAGCAAACCGAACCGGACGAACGGATATTCGTCTCGATTCTTTTATCATATCGGCCACTCCATATCCAGAACTAAGGATTAAATACGATGACGGTAGTTGGGATTTGGATCGTTTTACACAAAAGCACATCCTCTTTCCAAATCGCCCCCTTCTAGATGGAAAACCTTACGATTACATAAGAATAATCCTGGAAGGATGA
- a CDS encoding site-specific integrase, whose translation MITNKTPTVKELVDVFLESQKGFISDSTLRWYVFYLRPLVAHLGDRETNSITTSDLINLFHLMRTDDREPYTLFNFIRGWKRLFRWAVDEGYIAMNPAKKLRRPPLPQKSPAGIQAEDLSKMLDAASKTGTPERDLALVLFVADTGVRLGGVAGLTVDRLDINKRRAIVLEKGRGGQKERVVFFSSRTAIALENWLEKRGETEDQRVFLLKPNGIYQLFKRLARKSEITGKWNPHSFRHAYARKLLAEGVSIGIVSHLMGHSNVQVTIDFYGRFSHDELQEIYDKIMN comes from the coding sequence ATGATTACAAACAAAACCCCCACTGTCAAAGAATTGGTTGACGTATTTTTGGAGTCACAAAAGGGTTTTATTTCAGATTCTACGCTGAGATGGTATGTCTTCTATCTGCGTCCCCTTGTGGCTCATCTTGGAGACAGAGAAACAAATTCTATAACTACAAGCGACCTTATCAATCTGTTTCATTTGATGAGAACAGATGATCGTGAGCCTTATACCCTTTTTAATTTTATTAGAGGATGGAAAAGGCTGTTTCGCTGGGCAGTTGATGAGGGATACATTGCTATGAATCCAGCAAAAAAATTGAGGCGTCCGCCTCTTCCCCAGAAATCCCCGGCAGGAATTCAAGCAGAGGATTTATCAAAAATGTTAGATGCGGCATCAAAAACAGGAACGCCAGAAAGAGACTTGGCGCTGGTTTTATTTGTAGCAGACACGGGTGTAAGATTAGGCGGTGTAGCCGGTCTCACCGTAGATCGCTTGGATATAAATAAGCGGCGTGCTATCGTGTTAGAAAAAGGGAGGGGAGGGCAAAAAGAGCGTGTGGTTTTCTTTTCTTCTCGCACTGCGATTGCCCTGGAGAACTGGTTAGAAAAGAGAGGGGAAACGGAAGATCAACGTGTCTTCTTGTTGAAGCCAAACGGAATTTACCAGTTGTTCAAACGATTGGCTCGCAAATCAGAAATAACCGGAAAATGGAACCCACATTCCTTTCGCCATGCCTATGCCCGCAAATTACTTGCAGAGGGTGTCAGTATCGGTATAGTGAGTCATCTCATGGGACATTCTAATGTTCAGGTTACGATTGACTTCTACGGACGTTTTTCTCACGATGAACTTCAGGAAATCTACGATAAGATCATGAACTAA
- a CDS encoding site-specific DNA-methyltransferase: MSEPLQKFQSLLRELFEFDSADLDFGIYRIMNRKRQVIERFITEDLPKAVAEELRSGALAEQEQARKALEEARRKVLDALGEDALDANGNLAEKYRETKTGKEYLEAQTKAADTHPIEALEAAIYNHLYTFFSRYWQDGDFISKRRYSKKERYAIPYNGEEVYLYWANHDQYYVKTGEYFTDYTYKAPNGVTIHFKLRQADVEQNNVKGDKRFFLPALSDITWEEPTRTLIIPFEFRPLTEQENIAYGQKNQQEAIIAKAVAEIPKRVKNTEALTALSAECRKNEDDTPVSLLERHLRRYTRRNTGDFFIHKDLRGFLSRELDFYLKNEVLNLEEIEAAGEDLAEGWFQLLRLIKRVGNAIIDFLAQIEDFQKMLWEKKKFVTETFYVITVGNIPQAFYPEIAANDAQWKEWRALGFLEKKPDDPITFLQAHPTLPLDTRHFSPDFTDRLLASFDNLDEMTDGLLVHSENWQALNLLLEKYRERVKCVYIDPPFNTGKDDFLYKDGYQYASWQSMMSDRLGLLINLFSESGVFFSSISDHEISSLKYLLDRVFGRVNFVGNIEWNSTKTVTNTALISVGHTHNLVYARQISYFTRNRHHFRLPDPLEGFENPDNDPRGPWKADPFQVGGIRPNQQYEIVNPNTGRVYRPNPGCSWKNDYDTFQKLLREGRIVFGKTGEGGPQRKRFLIEAEERGRVSTTWWNDVETTADGTRLLQDQFNSIVFTNPKPVSLISRIVQLGTHDINQTVLDFFAGSGTTGHAVINLNREDGRRRKFILVEMAHYFDTVLLPRIKKVTFSPEWKDGKPKRTATAEEAERSPRIVKVIRLESYEDALNNIAFDEESGAKALELFKDDYLLRYMLRWETRRSETLLDVEKLQTPFSYKLHLYRDGETREHPVDLPETFNYLLGLDVETRRVYEDNGRRYLVYRGRLRSGRTTVVIWRETQGWMEEDYKRDADFIVRQKLNADADDVFVNGDSFVPEAQSLDPVFKERMFAEI, encoded by the coding sequence ATGAGCGAGCCGTTGCAAAAATTTCAAAGCCTGCTCCGTGAATTGTTTGAGTTCGACAGCGCCGACCTGGATTTCGGCATCTACCGCATTATGAACCGCAAGCGGCAGGTCATTGAGCGCTTTATCACCGAAGACCTGCCAAAAGCCGTTGCCGAAGAATTGCGCAGCGGCGCGCTGGCCGAACAAGAGCAGGCGCGCAAGGCTCTGGAGGAGGCCCGCCGAAAAGTGCTGGACGCCTTGGGTGAAGATGCGCTGGACGCAAACGGTAACCTAGCCGAAAAGTATCGTGAGACCAAAACCGGCAAGGAGTACCTGGAAGCCCAAACAAAAGCTGCGGATACTCATCCCATCGAGGCGCTGGAAGCCGCCATTTACAATCACCTCTACACCTTCTTTAGTCGCTACTGGCAGGACGGCGACTTTATCTCCAAACGCCGCTACTCCAAGAAAGAACGCTACGCCATCCCCTACAACGGCGAGGAGGTGTATCTCTACTGGGCCAATCACGACCAGTACTACGTCAAAACCGGCGAGTACTTCACCGATTACACCTACAAAGCCCCCAACGGCGTGACCATACACTTCAAACTCCGGCAGGCCGATGTGGAGCAGAACAACGTCAAGGGTGATAAACGCTTCTTCCTGCCCGCGCTTTCGGACATTACTTGGGAAGAACCAACCCGAACGCTGATCATTCCTTTTGAGTTTCGCCCGCTCACCGAACAGGAGAACATTGCCTACGGGCAAAAGAACCAGCAGGAGGCCATCATTGCCAAAGCCGTTGCTGAAATTCCCAAGCGCGTCAAAAACACCGAAGCCCTGACTGCGCTCAGCGCGGAATGTCGAAAGAACGAGGACGACACCCCCGTGTCTCTTTTGGAGCGCCACCTGCGTCGGTACACCCGCCGCAACACTGGCGACTTTTTCATCCACAAAGATCTCAGGGGGTTTCTCTCCCGCGAATTGGACTTTTACCTGAAAAACGAAGTGCTCAACCTGGAGGAGATAGAGGCGGCCGGGGAAGATCTGGCCGAAGGTTGGTTTCAGCTACTGCGCCTGATCAAGCGCGTGGGAAACGCCATCATTGACTTTCTGGCGCAGATCGAGGACTTCCAGAAGATGCTCTGGGAGAAGAAGAAGTTCGTCACCGAGACCTTCTACGTCATCACCGTCGGCAACATCCCACAAGCCTTTTACCCGGAGATTGCCGCCAATGACGCGCAGTGGAAGGAGTGGCGGGCATTGGGGTTTTTGGAAAAGAAACCGGATGATCCAATTACCTTTCTGCAAGCCCACCCCACCCTGCCGCTGGATACGCGCCACTTCTCGCCGGACTTCACCGACCGCCTGCTGGCTTCCTTCGACAACCTAGACGAGATGACCGATGGCCTGCTGGTGCACTCCGAAAACTGGCAGGCGCTCAACCTGCTCCTGGAAAAGTACCGCGAGCGGGTGAAGTGTGTCTATATTGATCCGCCCTTCAACACCGGAAAGGACGACTTCTTGTACAAGGATGGATACCAGTATGCTTCATGGCAAAGCATGATGTCGGACAGACTGGGCTTATTGATAAACCTGTTTTCAGAGAGTGGTGTTTTCTTTTCTTCGATCAGTGATCATGAAATTTCTTCACTCAAATACTTGCTTGACCGAGTGTTTGGCCGGGTAAATTTTGTTGGCAACATTGAATGGAACTCTACTAAGACTGTAACAAACACAGCGTTGATTTCTGTGGGACACACCCATAACTTGGTATACGCTCGCCAAATTTCATATTTTACTCGTAATCGCCACCACTTTCGTCTACCAGATCCACTCGAGGGCTTCGAAAACCCCGATAACGATCCCAGAGGACCATGGAAAGCTGACCCTTTCCAAGTGGGAGGGATACGTCCCAACCAACAATACGAAATTGTTAATCCGAACACTGGTCGGGTTTATCGTCCCAACCCAGGATGTAGCTGGAAAAACGATTACGATACGTTCCAAAAGCTACTTAGAGAAGGCCGCATCGTGTTTGGTAAGACAGGTGAAGGCGGTCCACAACGTAAGCGATTCTTGATTGAGGCCGAGGAACGCGGTCGCGTATCAACCACTTGGTGGAATGATGTAGAAACGACCGCAGACGGTACAAGGTTATTACAAGACCAATTTAACTCCATAGTTTTCACTAACCCGAAGCCAGTTTCTCTAATCTCTAGAATCGTGCAACTTGGGACTCATGACATCAATCAAACTGTTCTCGACTTCTTCGCCGGCTCCGGCACCACCGGTCACGCCGTGATTAACTTGAACCGCGAGGACGGCAGGCGGCGTAAGTTCATCCTGGTAGAGATGGCGCACTACTTCGACACCGTGCTCCTGCCGCGCATCAAGAAGGTCACCTTCTCGCCGGAGTGGAAGGACGGCAAACCCAAGCGCACGGCCACGGCGGAAGAGGCCGAACGCTCCCCGCGCATCGTCAAGGTCATCCGCCTGGAGTCGTACGAGGACGCCCTCAACAACATCGCCTTCGACGAGGAGAGCGGCGCAAAGGCGCTGGAACTCTTCAAAGACGACTACCTGCTCCGCTACATGCTCCGGTGGGAAACCCGCAGGAGCGAAACCCTGCTGGATGTGGAGAAACTGCAAACGCCCTTCTCCTACAAACTCCACCTGTACCGCGACGGCGAAACCCGCGAGCATCCGGTGGACTTGCCCGAGACCTTCAATTACCTGCTGGGCTTGGATGTAGAAACGCGCCGGGTTTATGAAGACAACGGACGGCGGTATCTGGTCTATCGCGGACGTCTGCGCAGCGGCCGCACGACCGTTGTCATCTGGCGGGAGACCCAAGGGTGGATGGAAGAGGACTATAAGCGGGACGCAGATTTTATCGTTCGGCAAAAACTAAACGCAGACGCGGATGATGTTTTTGTCAACGGGGATTCCTTCGTTCCCGAAGCGCAGTCTTTGGATCCGGTGTTCAAAGAACGCATGTTTGCGGAGATATAG